One window of the Niallia circulans genome contains the following:
- a CDS encoding tRNA (mnm(5)s(2)U34)-methyltransferase, producing the protein MKLDRVIPFAHQLLEKAISKGDIAIDATMGNGHDTVFLANLVGNKGKVFSFDIQEAALLATKDKLINQALQEAASLHLCGHEHIMDVIPSQYHGKVTGAVFNLGYLPGGDKSIVTKAETTIAAIEQLLQILSKEGIIVLVIYHGHPEGAIERDKLITYVENINQQEAHVLRYQFINGINNPPFIIAIEKR; encoded by the coding sequence ATGAAGTTAGACAGAGTCATTCCATTTGCTCATCAATTATTGGAAAAAGCAATATCGAAAGGAGATATTGCAATTGATGCTACAATGGGAAATGGTCATGATACCGTTTTTTTAGCCAATCTTGTTGGAAACAAAGGAAAGGTATTCAGCTTTGATATTCAAGAAGCTGCTTTACTGGCGACAAAGGACAAGCTAATTAATCAAGCATTGCAAGAAGCTGCTTCTCTTCATTTGTGCGGACATGAGCATATAATGGATGTGATTCCTTCTCAGTACCACGGAAAAGTCACAGGAGCTGTTTTTAATCTAGGCTACTTACCTGGTGGAGACAAGTCGATTGTCACAAAGGCTGAAACAACTATTGCCGCAATCGAACAGCTACTTCAAATCCTGTCTAAAGAAGGGATTATTGTATTAGTGATTTATCATGGCCATCCAGAGGGAGCTATTGAACGGGACAAACTTATTACCTATGTTGAAAATATAAATCAACAGGAAGCTCATGTGCTTCGTTATCAGTTTATAAACGGCATTAATAATCCGCCTTTTATTATCGCAATTGAGAAAAGATAG
- a CDS encoding MDR family MFS transporter produces the protein MPRSLWLLVIGMAVNVTGSSLLWPLNSIYIHEHLGKTLTVAGFILMLNSGASVIGNLIGGILYDKLGGYLSILLGISLTAFSLLGLTLFHNWEAYCTFFTLSGFGSGIIYPSMYAMAGNVWPEGGRKAFNSIYVAQNVGVALGSAIGGFIASYSFQLIFLSNTLMYGVFFLIAFFSYKNIQVKTDVLPSTTGTVSKRKGRHLLKGSPAMYSLGILGLGYLLCWICYVQWQATISTHTQELGIPLTQYSLLWAVNGGLIVFGQPLISFFTKKVCTSIKKQMLIGIGIFIVSFLIVGKAEYFTGFLAAMIILTIGEMLIWPAVPTIADKLAPKGKEGFFQGIVNSTATGGRMIGPLVGGMLVDSSGMTLLVPILVVLLVISLFTAFFYDYPTKEASKLTPKTN, from the coding sequence ATGCCTCGTTCTCTATGGCTTTTAGTTATTGGAATGGCTGTTAACGTTACAGGATCTTCCTTACTTTGGCCTTTAAATAGTATATACATTCATGAGCATTTAGGAAAAACACTTACGGTTGCAGGTTTTATTCTTATGCTTAATTCTGGAGCAAGTGTTATCGGTAATTTAATCGGAGGCATTCTTTACGATAAATTAGGGGGATATCTATCCATCTTATTAGGGATCTCTTTAACCGCCTTTTCTTTACTAGGATTGACTCTTTTCCACAATTGGGAAGCTTATTGTACATTCTTTACGTTATCTGGTTTTGGATCAGGTATTATATATCCTAGCATGTACGCAATGGCAGGGAATGTTTGGCCAGAGGGAGGAAGAAAAGCTTTTAATAGTATTTATGTTGCGCAAAACGTTGGTGTGGCACTAGGATCAGCAATTGGTGGATTTATCGCTTCTTATTCGTTCCAATTAATCTTCTTGTCCAACACCCTTATGTATGGGGTATTTTTCCTTATTGCCTTCTTTAGTTATAAAAACATTCAAGTAAAAACAGATGTCCTTCCTTCTACTACTGGTACGGTTTCTAAAAGAAAAGGAAGACATTTGTTAAAAGGCAGTCCCGCTATGTATTCACTCGGTATTTTAGGATTGGGATATTTATTGTGCTGGATTTGCTATGTTCAATGGCAAGCTACCATTTCCACCCATACACAGGAGTTAGGTATTCCTTTAACACAATATAGTTTATTATGGGCTGTTAATGGTGGTCTCATTGTGTTCGGCCAACCGCTGATTTCTTTTTTCACCAAAAAAGTATGTACATCTATAAAGAAACAAATGCTTATTGGAATCGGTATTTTTATTGTTTCCTTCCTTATTGTAGGAAAAGCAGAATACTTTACTGGCTTTCTTGCGGCGATGATAATCTTAACAATCGGAGAAATGCTTATTTGGCCAGCAGTACCGACCATTGCTGATAAGCTGGCTCCTAAAGGGAAAGAAGGCTTTTTCCAAGGAATCGTAAACAGTACAGCAACTGGTGGAAGAATGATTGGTCCACTTGTCGGGGGAATGCTTGTTGACAGCAGTGGTATGACTTTGCTTGTGCCTATATTAGTCGTGCTACTTGTAATTAGCTTGTTTACAGCCTTTTTCTATGATTATCCCACAAAAGAAGCTTCTAAGTTAACGCCTAAAACCAATTGA
- a CDS encoding glycogen biosynthesis protein GlgD: MDKRSKKNNPEQKTRNGINNQDIELGKDVDLIKAAKKKYENSGGQPAKSKSRQE, from the coding sequence ATGGATAAACGTTCGAAGAAAAATAATCCAGAACAAAAAACACGTAATGGGATAAATAATCAGGATATAGAGCTGGGGAAAGATGTTGATCTAATTAAAGCCGCCAAAAAGAAATATGAGAATTCTGGAGGTCAACCAGCTAAATCCAAATCAAGACAAGAATAA
- a CDS encoding alpha/beta hydrolase, with translation MWKWEAEGNAKAVIVIVHGAMEHHGRYGWLIEMFRLAGFHVVMGDLPGQGMTTRSDRGHIDSFDEYTIEIKDWIQAAYQFDLPIFLLGHSMGGLASIRLLQQEKLKIAGLILSSPCLGLINYPSKLMSLVSLLLNKVAPKLRVNSGLTIDMATRNAEVREIDSNDTLYITKVSIRWYRELINATKKAFEDIANTQDLPLLLMQGGGDLVVDKKMVKTWFNMIPLSEKRYKEWPEFYHEIFNEPERDEVFEYTKDFINSQLKAIGYIV, from the coding sequence ATGTGGAAATGGGAAGCTGAGGGAAACGCGAAAGCGGTCATTGTTATTGTTCATGGAGCAATGGAGCACCATGGTAGATATGGCTGGCTTATCGAAATGTTTCGGTTAGCTGGTTTTCATGTTGTAATGGGAGATCTTCCTGGACAGGGTATGACAACTAGATCTGATCGAGGACATATTGATTCATTTGATGAATATACAATAGAAATTAAAGACTGGATTCAAGCTGCCTATCAATTTGATCTGCCTATTTTTTTATTGGGGCATAGCATGGGGGGCCTTGCTTCTATTAGACTTCTCCAGCAGGAGAAATTAAAAATAGCAGGCTTGATTTTATCTTCACCATGCTTAGGGTTGATTAATTACCCCTCCAAGTTGATGAGTTTAGTATCACTTCTCTTGAATAAAGTGGCCCCAAAGCTAAGAGTTAATTCCGGTTTAACGATTGATATGGCAACTCGTAATGCAGAAGTAAGAGAAATTGATTCAAATGATACTTTATATATAACGAAAGTTTCTATCAGATGGTACCGTGAATTGATTAATGCAACAAAGAAAGCCTTTGAAGACATCGCCAATACGCAAGACTTGCCACTTTTGCTTATGCAAGGCGGCGGCGATTTAGTTGTAGATAAAAAAATGGTAAAAACCTGGTTCAATATGATACCATTATCTGAAAAGAGATATAAAGAATGGCCAGAGTTTTATCATGAAATTTTTAATGAACCAGAAAGAGATGAAGTTTTTGAATACACGAAGGATTTTATCAATAGTCAATTGAAAGCAATTGGTTATATTGTATAA
- a CDS encoding YtzC family protein, producing the protein MATRDSMNDLLQRCNDVINFAEQQYEAARRQEHFNDTEYTDAQMQLENIYNDLHTMDRSANQQQREELHRMRLLIEQMQNQMTLRLH; encoded by the coding sequence TTGGCTACTCGCGATTCCATGAACGACTTACTACAAAGATGTAATGATGTAATCAATTTTGCAGAACAGCAATATGAAGCAGCAAGACGTCAGGAACATTTTAATGATACGGAATATACGGATGCACAAATGCAATTAGAGAATATTTACAATGATTTGCACACGATGGATCGCAGTGCAAACCAGCAGCAAAGAGAAGAACTGCATCGCATGCGATTACTGATAGAGCAAATGCAAAATCAAATGACATTAAGACTGCATTAA
- a CDS encoding TIGR01212 family radical SAM protein (This family includes YhcC from E. coli K-12, an uncharacterized radical SAM protein.), whose protein sequence is MNQNNPFPFASDNKRYHTWNYHLRNEFGHKVFKIALDGGFDCPNRDGTVAHGGCTFCSAAGSGDFAGNRVDSLEKQFHDIKNKMHTKWKDGKYMAYFQAYTNTHAPVDVLREKYEVVLKQENVVGLSIATRPDCLPDDVVEYLAELNERTYLWVELGLQTVHEKTANLINRAHDFQTYVEGVNKLRKHNIRICSHIINGLPMETNEMMMETAKSVSELDVQGIKIHLLHLLKGTPMVKQYEKGLLKFLTFDQYISLVCDQLEILPPEMIIHRITGDGPIELMVGPMWSVNKWEVLNKIDAELKSRNSWQGKFYQANKKVTQ, encoded by the coding sequence ATGAATCAGAATAACCCATTCCCATTTGCCTCTGATAATAAGAGATATCATACATGGAATTATCATCTTCGAAATGAATTCGGTCACAAAGTTTTCAAAATTGCCCTAGATGGCGGCTTTGATTGCCCGAATAGAGATGGTACTGTAGCACATGGAGGATGCACTTTTTGCAGTGCAGCTGGTTCTGGCGATTTTGCTGGCAATCGTGTTGATAGCCTTGAAAAGCAATTCCATGATATAAAAAACAAGATGCATACGAAATGGAAAGACGGAAAGTATATGGCCTATTTTCAAGCGTACACCAATACTCATGCTCCTGTTGATGTACTGCGCGAAAAATATGAAGTGGTGCTTAAGCAGGAAAATGTTGTTGGTCTATCTATCGCAACACGCCCAGATTGTTTACCAGATGATGTTGTCGAGTATTTAGCAGAACTAAATGAACGTACTTATTTATGGGTAGAACTAGGTCTTCAGACGGTTCATGAAAAAACCGCAAACCTTATTAATCGGGCTCATGATTTTCAAACATATGTGGAAGGCGTTAATAAGCTGAGAAAGCATAATATTCGTATTTGCTCCCATATTATTAATGGTTTACCAATGGAAACGAACGAAATGATGATGGAAACAGCCAAAAGCGTTAGCGAGCTAGACGTACAAGGAATTAAAATCCATTTGCTTCATTTATTAAAGGGAACTCCAATGGTCAAGCAATATGAAAAGGGCCTGCTGAAATTTTTAACATTTGATCAATATATATCATTAGTTTGCGATCAATTAGAAATATTACCACCAGAAATGATTATTCACCGAATTACTGGAGATGGACCAATTGAATTAATGGTGGGGCCAATGTGGAGTGTAAATAAATGGGAAGTATTAAACAAAATTGATGCAGAATTAAAAAGCCGCAATAGCTGGCAAGGTAAATTCTATCAGGCAAATAAGAAGGTGACACAATGA
- a CDS encoding tetraprenyl-beta-curcumene synthase family protein, translated as MSVPKMPITLMSKVYLKVFPVVHQELSYWAQRAESIPNLELRKQALASIENKTFHCEGGSIMALIAMSKYKEVIKFIVAYQTISDYLDNLCDRSTSLDPKDFSALHESMEHALTVGAKPSNYYRYREDQDDGGYLYDLAKTCRDTLAKLQNYGSIKEQLLELCRYYCDLQIHKHVIMEERIPRLKFWFEKNKNHVPKMEWYEFSACSGSTLGIFCLVSYAFRDDFDDSYPALIRDGYFPYIQGLHILLDYFIDQEEDKIGGDLNFCFYYKNEEELFNRLKHFVTEADRHTNKLPHQKFHKLINRGLLGVYLSDEKVNKQRNIRKLAKNMIRTSGPIGYFFYLNGRAYRKFQKVIPSGALRALSK; from the coding sequence ATGTCAGTTCCAAAGATGCCAATAACATTAATGTCAAAAGTTTACTTAAAGGTTTTTCCAGTTGTCCATCAAGAATTGAGCTATTGGGCGCAAAGAGCAGAGAGTATTCCTAATTTAGAATTAAGAAAACAAGCATTAGCAAGTATTGAGAATAAAACATTTCATTGTGAAGGTGGTTCCATCATGGCCCTAATTGCCATGAGCAAGTACAAAGAAGTGATTAAATTTATTGTAGCCTACCAAACGATAAGTGATTATTTAGATAATCTTTGTGATCGAAGCACTTCGCTTGATCCGAAAGATTTTTCTGCTTTACATGAATCAATGGAACACGCTTTAACTGTTGGAGCTAAACCAAGTAATTATTATCGTTATCGAGAGGATCAAGATGACGGAGGCTACTTATATGATTTAGCTAAGACATGCAGAGATACACTAGCAAAGCTACAGAATTACGGAAGCATTAAGGAACAGCTTTTAGAATTATGCCGCTACTACTGTGATTTACAGATACATAAACATGTGATAATGGAAGAACGAATTCCTCGATTGAAATTTTGGTTTGAAAAAAATAAAAATCATGTCCCTAAAATGGAGTGGTATGAATTTTCTGCTTGCTCTGGCTCGACTTTAGGAATTTTTTGCTTAGTCTCTTATGCATTTCGGGATGATTTTGATGATTCTTATCCAGCACTAATTCGAGATGGATATTTTCCTTATATCCAAGGACTACATATCTTACTAGACTATTTTATCGATCAAGAAGAGGATAAAATAGGTGGTGACTTAAACTTTTGTTTCTATTATAAAAATGAAGAGGAATTATTTAATCGTCTAAAGCATTTTGTAACAGAAGCCGATCGCCATACTAATAAACTTCCTCATCAAAAATTTCATAAACTGATTAACCGAGGTTTATTAGGCGTCTATTTATCTGACGAGAAGGTAAATAAGCAACGAAATATCCGCAAGCTTGCCAAAAACATGATTAGGACATCTGGTCCAATCGGCTATTTTTTCTATCTGAACGGAAGAGCTTATAGAAAGTTTCAAAAAGTAATACCGAGTGGAGCATTAAGAGCATTGAGCAAATAA